Sequence from the Elaeis guineensis chloroplast, complete genome genome:
CAGAGGAGGAGGATCACCATATATAACACAAAATTTCTCCTCCAATTCTTTCTAGTCGAGCTTCTCGATCTGTCATTATACCTCGAGAAGTAGAAAGAATTACAATTCCCATTCCACCTAAAATCTTAGGAATTCGTTGATAGTTGGAATAAATTCGTAAACCGGGTCGGCTGATACACTTTAAAACGGTTCTATATATTCCTTTCCTAGTCTTTCTATGTCGCAGGGTTGAAACCAAGAAATATTTGTTATTTTCCTGATGTTTCCGAACATTTTCAATAAAACCTTCTCGTAGAAGTATTTTAACAATGTTTTCGGTGATATTAGTAGATGCTATTCGAACCGTTCCTTTTTTATTCATGTCAGCATTTCTTATAGAAGTTATTATA
This genomic interval carries:
- the rps8 gene encoding ribosomal protein S8, whose product is MGRDTIADIITSIRNADMNKKGTVRIASTNITENIVKILLREGFIENVRKHQENNKYFLVSTLRHRKTRKGIYRTVLKCISRPGLRIYSNYQRIPKILGGMGIVILSTSRGIMTDREARLERIGGEILCYIW